In Chloroflexota bacterium, one DNA window encodes the following:
- a CDS encoding insulinase family protein — translation MAEINAADPDAVLFDTVDIVRYQDHFRARPLSVALLEELSMERVEAVYADRFADLGDATFVFVGAFDWDELRSLASTYLASLPTTGRAEAWRDNDIDPPTGLVDRVVRSGIEPRANTVVVYAGDLEWSRGEVLKLNVAGEMLGIRLRERVREELGGTYGIWANAGGNSLPDAEYLISIIFGSDPARTDELFAEVLKEVEWLRAGGEQEYLDTAKELLRSGREESLRQNGFWLGQITSAAQRGEDFAAILDYEAALEALTLEDIEEVALRYFSLDEYMRVVLLPEED, via the coding sequence ATGGCCGAGATCAACGCGGCCGACCCGGACGCCGTGCTCTTCGACACCGTCGACATCGTGCGGTACCAGGACCACTTCCGGGCGCGTCCGCTTTCGGTCGCGCTTCTGGAGGAGCTGAGCATGGAGCGCGTCGAGGCGGTGTACGCGGACCGGTTCGCGGACCTGGGCGACGCGACGTTCGTATTCGTCGGCGCGTTCGACTGGGACGAGTTGCGGTCGCTGGCGTCGACGTACCTGGCGAGCCTGCCGACGACGGGGCGCGCGGAGGCGTGGCGGGACAACGACATCGACCCACCGACGGGGCTGGTGGACCGCGTCGTGCGGAGCGGCATCGAGCCGCGGGCCAACACGGTGGTCGTGTACGCGGGCGACCTGGAGTGGAGCCGCGGGGAGGTCCTCAAGCTCAACGTCGCGGGCGAGATGCTGGGCATCCGGCTGCGAGAGCGGGTGCGGGAGGAACTCGGCGGCACCTACGGCATCTGGGCGAACGCGGGCGGCAACTCGCTGCCGGACGCGGAGTACCTGATCTCCATCATCTTCGGCAGCGACCCCGCGCGGACGGACGAGCTGTTCGCCGAGGTCCTGAAGGAAGTGGAGTGGCTGCGGGCCGGCGGCGAGCAGGAGTACCTGGACACGGCCAAGGAGCTGCTGCGGTCCGGTCGAGAGGAGAGCCTGCGGCAGAACGGGTTCTGGCTCGGCCAGATAACGTCAGCCGCGCAGCGGGGTGAGGACTTCGCGGCGATTCTCGACTATGAGGCGGCGCTGGAGGCCCTGACGCTGGAGGACATCGAGGAAGTGGCGCTGCGCTACTTCAGCCTCGACGAATACATGCGGGTGGTGCTGCTGCCGGAAGAGGACTAG
- the ybeY gene encoding rRNA maturation RNase YbeY has translation MREVAEAALEAAGASPDGREVSVVIADDEALLELNERHRGESAVTDVLSFSPHHAGPYMGESAATGGGDEPDDEDFPDFPSPDGGIEELGEVVISYPQAKRQAREAGRPAAAEVEMLVAHGVLHLLGYDHAEPDEEREMFALQDAALERAGALARAGTLERAGTLEKTRTPAKAGA, from the coding sequence TTGCGCGAAGTCGCGGAGGCGGCGCTTGAGGCGGCCGGGGCGTCGCCGGACGGGCGCGAGGTCAGCGTGGTCATCGCGGACGACGAGGCGCTGCTGGAGCTGAACGAGCGGCACCGGGGCGAGTCGGCGGTGACCGACGTGCTGTCGTTCTCGCCGCACCACGCGGGGCCGTACATGGGGGAGAGCGCCGCCACGGGCGGCGGGGACGAGCCTGACGACGAGGACTTCCCGGACTTCCCCAGCCCGGACGGCGGGATCGAGGAGCTCGGCGAGGTGGTGATCTCGTACCCGCAGGCGAAGCGGCAGGCGCGGGAGGCCGGGCGGCCCGCCGCGGCCGAGGTGGAGATGCTGGTGGCGCACGGCGTCCTGCACCTCCTGGGCTACGACCACGCGGAGCCCGATGAGGAGCGCGAGATGTTCGCGCTGCAGGATGCGGCTCTTGAGAGAGCCGGCGCTCTTGCGAGAGCCGGCACCCTCGAGCGAGCCGGCACCCTCGAAAAGACACGGACTCCGGCCAAGGCCGGGGCGTAA
- a CDS encoding pitrilysin family protein produces MKFKLSIVAVLLTLMAVVWAACEQEPTPEPAPEPTVVAAPTATATAAAPAPTATATVAPPATPVPTPTPAPVATATPDPTPEPVVEVPLELDPAVVQGTLSNGMSYYIRNNEEPRDRGKISLVVKAGSVLEEDSERGLAHFVEHMAFNGTERFEKQEIVDYLESIGSGFGPDLNAYTSFDETVYFFEFPTGDPEVTETAFQILSDWAYAISFDPEEVDLERDVVLEEWRLSQGWGSRFQSSLLSLIFGTSPYSIRAPIGLPSVVEGATAEDLRAFYERWYRPELMAVVAVGAFDVEDIEAKIKEHFAPPPEGGAMQERAAAAPAAERPVFDYTGHQTPWVNVFTDAESPGTQFVLVKKLSPRTLPTESAYREYVVELLAFQMLNARLSERAKAANPPYLLADGGRGPYAEPLDIATFSGWVETGGIEAGLAAVLEELERVRQHGFTEGELEREKSNLQRAYESSYKQREQTTTQSYINEYVDHFLYGVASPGIEVEWGLVQEYLPEISAEEFGEVAESWASLEDTALLIVRPAETEGSTDTALADATLAQLLTANTLQVEPYADTVGDVPLLEVIPGAGNIVAEEPLGEIGAQQWTLSNGITVIAKQTDFRDDEVEFRAFSPGGTRWWRTRTTSRRAMRRRSSAGAAWGRTTTSRWRSCWRASGSRWRPTSTGCSRGSGAARRRRTWRRCSNSSRCTRRSRASTRPSSTGTGRGCRAWPRSTRPTRTPCSSTPSTSCGTRTTSGRVRFRSRFWRS; encoded by the coding sequence GTGAAGTTCAAGCTTTCGATCGTGGCTGTTCTGCTTACCCTGATGGCGGTTGTGTGGGCGGCGTGCGAACAGGAGCCCACGCCTGAACCGGCGCCTGAGCCGACCGTCGTGGCGGCGCCGACGGCGACGGCGACGGCTGCTGCGCCCGCACCGACCGCCACTGCGACGGTAGCGCCGCCTGCAACCCCGGTTCCCACGCCAACGCCGGCGCCCGTCGCGACGGCGACGCCCGATCCGACGCCGGAGCCGGTCGTCGAGGTCCCCTTGGAGCTCGACCCCGCGGTGGTGCAGGGGACGCTATCCAACGGCATGAGCTACTACATCCGGAACAACGAGGAGCCGCGAGACCGCGGGAAGATCTCGCTGGTCGTGAAGGCGGGGTCCGTGCTGGAGGAGGACAGCGAGCGCGGGCTGGCGCACTTCGTCGAGCACATGGCGTTCAACGGGACGGAGCGGTTTGAGAAGCAGGAGATCGTCGACTACCTGGAGTCGATCGGGAGCGGCTTCGGGCCGGACCTGAACGCGTACACGAGCTTCGATGAGACGGTGTACTTCTTTGAGTTCCCAACTGGCGACCCCGAGGTTACTGAGACGGCCTTCCAGATCCTCAGCGACTGGGCGTACGCGATTTCGTTCGACCCGGAGGAGGTCGACTTGGAGCGGGACGTGGTGCTGGAGGAGTGGCGGCTGAGCCAAGGATGGGGGTCACGCTTCCAGAGCTCGCTGTTGAGTCTCATCTTCGGGACGTCGCCCTACTCCATCCGGGCGCCCATCGGGCTGCCGTCGGTCGTCGAAGGGGCGACGGCGGAGGACCTGCGGGCGTTCTACGAGCGCTGGTACCGGCCGGAACTGATGGCCGTCGTCGCCGTGGGAGCGTTCGACGTGGAGGACATCGAGGCGAAGATCAAGGAGCACTTTGCGCCGCCGCCGGAGGGCGGGGCGATGCAGGAGCGCGCGGCCGCCGCGCCCGCCGCCGAGCGGCCGGTATTCGACTACACGGGCCACCAGACGCCGTGGGTCAACGTGTTCACCGACGCCGAGTCGCCGGGCACGCAGTTCGTGCTGGTCAAGAAACTGAGCCCCCGGACGCTGCCGACCGAATCGGCGTACCGGGAGTACGTGGTGGAGCTGCTCGCGTTCCAGATGCTGAACGCGCGGCTGTCCGAGCGCGCGAAGGCGGCGAATCCGCCCTACTTGCTGGCGGACGGGGGCCGAGGGCCGTACGCGGAGCCGCTGGACATCGCGACGTTCTCCGGCTGGGTCGAGACGGGCGGCATCGAGGCGGGGCTGGCGGCAGTGCTCGAGGAGCTGGAGCGCGTCAGGCAGCACGGGTTCACCGAGGGCGAGCTGGAGCGGGAGAAGAGCAACCTGCAGCGGGCGTATGAGAGCTCTTACAAGCAGCGGGAGCAGACGACGACGCAGAGCTACATCAATGAGTACGTAGACCACTTCCTCTACGGGGTGGCGTCGCCGGGCATCGAGGTCGAGTGGGGGCTGGTGCAGGAGTACCTGCCGGAGATCTCGGCGGAGGAGTTCGGCGAGGTGGCGGAGTCATGGGCGAGCCTGGAGGACACCGCGCTGCTGATCGTGCGGCCGGCGGAGACCGAGGGCAGCACCGACACCGCCCTGGCCGACGCGACGCTGGCGCAGCTCCTGACGGCCAACACGCTACAGGTGGAGCCCTACGCGGACACCGTGGGCGACGTGCCGCTGCTGGAGGTCATCCCGGGCGCGGGCAACATCGTCGCAGAGGAGCCGTTGGGGGAGATCGGCGCGCAGCAGTGGACGCTGTCGAACGGCATCACCGTGATCGCCAAGCAGACGGACTTCCGCGACGACGAGGTGGAGTTCAGGGCGTTCAGCCCCGGGGGCACTCGCTGGTGGAGGACGAGGACTACGTCTCGGCGCGCTATGCGGCGGCGATCGTCGGCGGGAGCGGCGTGGGGCCGCACGACAACGTCACGCTGGAGAAGCTGCTGGCGGGCAAGCGGGTCTCGGTGGCGCCCTACATCGACCGGCTGTTCGAGGGGTTCCGGGGCAGCGCGTCGCCGGAGGACCTGGAGACGATGTTCCAACTCATCTCGCTGTACGCGACGCAGCCGCGCGTCGACGAGGCCTTCTTCGACCGGTACCGGGCGCGGCTGCAGAGCATGGCCGAGATCAACGCGGCCGACCCGGACGCCGTGCTCTTCGACACCGTCGACATCGTGCGGTACCAGGACCACTTCCGGGCGCGTCCGCTTTCGGTCGCGCTTCTGGAGGAGCTGA